A region from the Mesotoga infera genome encodes:
- a CDS encoding aldo/keto reductase, which yields MIRREMGKTKEKVSALGFGCMRLPTLDDQSIDVDEAKKMLRFAVDNGVDYVDTAWGYHNGQSEPFVGLALQDGYREKVKLATKLPSWLIKSREDMDYYLNEQLKRLRTDVIDFYLIHSLNRRFWKNLKEHDIFEFMNSALSSGRIRHIGFSFHDTLDVFKDIIDSYDWEFCQIQYNFLDTENQAGVEGLGYASDRGIGIAVMEPLRGGKLANNVRKDILQIWQSAEIQRTPAAWALRWVWNDPRVGVVLSGMSTMDQVRENIETARKADPDSLTPSELATVERVKEEYVRRIRVNCTGCSYCMPCPSGVAIPTSFDFYNDAFMFDNIEDQKKVYLRFVKEENRASRCVECGRCEDLCPQSIEIIKNLKEVSALFE from the coding sequence ATGATTCGCAGAGAAATGGGAAAGACCAAAGAGAAAGTATCTGCACTGGGTTTTGGCTGCATGAGGCTGCCCACACTAGATGATCAGTCAATAGATGTCGACGAGGCCAAAAAAATGCTTAGGTTTGCAGTGGACAACGGTGTTGATTACGTTGACACTGCTTGGGGATATCATAACGGCCAGAGCGAACCATTCGTTGGTCTTGCTCTTCAGGACGGTTATAGAGAGAAAGTCAAGCTTGCTACGAAGCTTCCCAGCTGGCTAATAAAAAGTCGCGAAGATATGGATTATTATCTGAATGAGCAGCTGAAGCGATTGAGAACCGACGTGATCGACTTCTATCTGATCCATTCTCTAAACCGAAGATTCTGGAAGAATCTCAAAGAACATGATATCTTCGAGTTCATGAACTCTGCTCTCTCGAGTGGCCGGATTCGACACATCGGCTTTTCCTTTCACGATACTCTTGATGTCTTCAAAGACATAATCGATTCCTACGATTGGGAGTTCTGCCAGATTCAGTATAATTTCCTCGATACAGAGAATCAAGCCGGTGTTGAGGGTTTGGGATATGCGTCAGACAGGGGAATCGGAATAGCGGTGATGGAACCCCTACGGGGGGGAAAGCTGGCCAACAATGTTCGAAAGGATATTCTACAGATCTGGCAGTCCGCAGAAATTCAGAGAACTCCTGCTGCCTGGGCGCTTAGATGGGTATGGAATGATCCGAGAGTAGGCGTAGTTCTGAGCGGAATGTCGACTATGGATCAGGTAAGGGAAAACATTGAAACGGCCAGAAAAGCCGATCCGGATTCCTTGACTCCTTCAGAACTGGCAACGGTCGAAAGGGTAAAAGAGGAGTACGTAAGGAGAATAAGGGTCAACTGTACCGGCTGCAGTTATTGTATGCCTTGTCCGAGTGGCGTAGCGATTCCCACTTCCTTCGACTTCTATAACGATGCCTTCATGTTTGATAATATCGAGGATCAGAAGAAAGTCTACTTGAGATTTGTCAAGGAAGAGAACAGAGCGTCCCGCTGTGTTGAGTGCGGGCGTTGCGAAGATCTCTGCCCACAGAGTATAGAGATAATCAAGAATCTCAAAGAAGTCTCCGCGCTCTTCGAATAA